From bacterium BMS3Abin08, the proteins below share one genomic window:
- a CDS encoding PHP domain protein, producing the protein MKQLYRADLHVHSSFSNKPSVWAIRKVNCPESYTTPEFIYKTAAEKGMSWVTITDHNTINGALEIAHLPGTFISVEATSYFPEDGCKIHVVALDITEDSFKDVMGLRKNVYELAAYLREAGIIHFVAHPLYDMNGKLTVETIEKMLLLFEVFEIKNGARADRFNKLIQDIVSSLTRERIEAISDKQGIVPSGARPWKKALVGGSDDHSGFFIARAHTVSAEGKTIKEFISSIRENKTWAEGNDGDPLTLAHSIYGIGYRFYTERVKPSGNNSMPFVSFLLNKCLKTEPARLSLIDKVKFFIRKNIRTGTNGFIFANHDRADFKDRITRIAEELAATGIYTFWSSIDSAVAEVHESMRGLPGVIAGIEKALPVFHEHGIYPSANLGINRNTGGRHNLAGKDSVGFHEYFKESFRRFFAFVINMGFTITNTCYPMSFHNGPNESSSVYKATSVNDVVSFSDDEKTLLFKALFDVIPEFRPGVRIFSPRSSLLSLMRQYTSGQGYSYPCRGGSEFFFIDAGSGDTYPCGYRGEENLGKFWDLTPLSKDNGASCSRCDRECFRDPSELFGPARDLVSRPLNFAKRMITDNWYIKLWLQDLNYYRTCNFFNGRTPPDYKKLSRYAGA; encoded by the coding sequence ATGAAACAACTTTATAGAGCGGACCTACACGTACACTCAAGTTTCTCCAACAAGCCGTCCGTCTGGGCGATAAGGAAGGTTAACTGCCCGGAGAGCTATACAACCCCTGAATTTATCTATAAAACCGCCGCAGAAAAGGGAATGAGTTGGGTAACCATAACAGACCACAATACCATAAATGGCGCCCTTGAGATAGCCCATCTGCCCGGGACATTCATAAGCGTTGAGGCCACCTCATATTTTCCGGAGGACGGCTGCAAGATCCATGTTGTTGCCCTCGATATAACAGAGGATAGTTTTAAGGATGTCATGGGGTTGAGAAAAAATGTCTATGAGTTGGCGGCATACCTTCGCGAGGCCGGGATCATACATTTCGTAGCCCATCCGCTATATGATATGAATGGAAAGCTTACCGTGGAAACAATAGAGAAGATGCTGTTGCTTTTTGAGGTCTTTGAGATAAAAAACGGTGCAAGGGCAGACCGCTTCAATAAGCTGATACAGGATATAGTCTCCTCCCTCACCAGGGAGCGGATTGAAGCCATCTCGGACAAACAGGGTATAGTCCCGTCCGGCGCCAGACCCTGGAAGAAGGCGTTGGTAGGTGGCTCCGATGACCACAGCGGGTTTTTCATTGCCAGGGCACACACGGTATCGGCAGAGGGGAAGACGATCAAGGAATTCATCTCCTCGATCAGGGAAAACAAGACATGGGCGGAAGGTAATGACGGAGACCCGTTGACCCTCGCGCACAGTATATATGGAATCGGTTATAGATTCTACACGGAACGGGTAAAACCATCCGGAAACAACTCGATGCCCTTTGTCAGCTTTCTCTTGAATAAGTGCCTGAAAACAGAGCCGGCGAGGTTATCGTTAATAGATAAGGTCAAGTTTTTCATCAGGAAGAACATCAGGACAGGGACAAACGGGTTTATCTTTGCGAATCACGACAGGGCCGACTTCAAGGACAGGATTACAAGGATTGCAGAAGAGCTTGCAGCGACGGGGATTTACACCTTCTGGAGCAGTATAGACTCAGCCGTTGCCGAAGTTCACGAGAGCATGAGGGGTTTGCCCGGGGTTATAGCGGGTATTGAGAAGGCGCTCCCTGTTTTTCACGAGCATGGAATCTACCCTTCTGCAAATCTGGGGATAAATAGAAATACCGGGGGGCGGCACAATCTTGCAGGTAAGGATTCAGTGGGGTTCCATGAATATTTTAAAGAGTCATTCAGGAGGTTTTTTGCCTTTGTCATTAATATGGGGTTTACTATAACAAACACCTGCTATCCCATGAGCTTCCATAACGGTCCCAACGAGAGTAGTTCCGTTTATAAGGCAACCTCCGTGAATGATGTCGTCAGCTTCTCTGATGATGAAAAGACCCTGCTCTTTAAGGCCCTCTTTGATGTAATACCCGAGTTCAGACCCGGGGTCAGGATTTTCAGTCCAAGGAGTTCCCTCCTGAGCCTTATGCGGCAGTACACATCCGGGCAGGGATATAGTTATCCATGCAGGGGAGGATCCGAGTTCTTCTTTATTGATGCAGGCAGTGGTGATACCTATCCCTGCGGTTACAGGGGAGAGGAGAATCTCGGCAAATTCTGGGACCTAACCCCTCTCAGCAAAGACAACGGTGCTTCATGCAGCAGGTGTGACCGGGAGTGTTTCAGGGACCCGTCAGAGCTATTCGGGCCTGCCCGGGATTTAGTTTCACGACCGTTAAACTTTGCAAAAAGAATGATTACGGATAACTGGTACATAAAACTATGGCTTCAGGATCTCAACTATTACAGGACATGTAATTTCTTCAACGGCAGGACCCCCCCTGATTACAAGAAACTGTCGAGATACGCCGGCGCCTGA